One segment of Comamonas thiooxydans DNA contains the following:
- a CDS encoding VWA domain-containing protein: MPGASIDWTATLRQRQGLPLAPAHLRWRQPEGAVRRQHLFLLDCSASMVESGAFAQAKGLLLQWLRRAYLQRESVALLCFGAGQLHWLLEPTRAPRWNADLIEPLRGGGGTPLAHALQSGWQMAARYSRQPSCLWLISDFRSPDVLQLEHGPVPAVAQILVDCETAAGQNRRLFGGADRLAKAWPDTLRLPLKFN, encoded by the coding sequence ATGCCAGGGGCATCAATTGACTGGACCGCCACCCTGCGCCAGCGCCAGGGGCTGCCACTGGCACCCGCACATCTACGCTGGCGCCAGCCCGAGGGAGCGGTGCGCAGGCAACACCTGTTCCTGCTGGACTGCTCGGCCTCCATGGTGGAGAGCGGCGCGTTCGCCCAGGCCAAGGGCCTGCTGCTGCAGTGGCTACGCCGGGCTTATCTGCAACGCGAATCCGTGGCACTGCTCTGCTTCGGCGCAGGCCAGCTGCACTGGCTGCTGGAGCCCACGCGGGCGCCACGCTGGAATGCCGACCTGATCGAGCCGCTGCGCGGCGGTGGCGGCACGCCTCTGGCCCATGCCCTGCAGTCAGGCTGGCAGATGGCAGCCAGATACTCCCGGCAACCATCCTGCCTGTGGCTGATCAGCGACTTCCGCAGCCCCGATGTGCTGCAACTGGAGCACGGGCCTGTACCTGCCGTGGCACAGATTCTGGTGGACTGTGAAACTGCTGCGGGCCAGAACAGGCGTCTGTTTGGCGGTGCCGATCGGCTGGCAAAGGCCTGGCCGGATACTCTGCGACTGCCGTTGAAATTCAACTAA